In Humulus lupulus chromosome 7, drHumLupu1.1, whole genome shotgun sequence, the following are encoded in one genomic region:
- the LOC133790824 gene encoding uncharacterized protein LOC133790824, translating to MGREVSESCVDSLLTEMVSTYSDRFYASKPDLAAHSIEAIGYQVGLQLSERYTMDRPRFGDHLEAIKFICKDFWSELFKKQIDNLKTNHRGTFVLQDTRFRWLSRVSIEPSENGDVPQDNPEAVTENKTTQVTRMHLNFPCGIIRGALSNLGIPCAVSADITNLPACSFVVRIKV from the exons atggGGAGAGAAGTCTCAGAGAGCTGCGTGGATAGTCTACTGACGGAGATGGTATCAACCTACTCCGACCGATTCTACGCCAGTAAGCCTGATCTCGCCGCCCATAGCATCGAGGCCATTGGTTACCAGGTCGGCCTTCAGCTCTCTGAACG GTACACCATGGATCGGCCTCGCTTCGGTGATCATCTAGAGGCTATCAAATTCATCTGTAAGGACTTCTGGTCTGAACTTTTTAAGAAGCAGATTGATAACTTGAAGACCAATCATAGG GGTACATTTGTACTGCAAGATACTCGGTTTCGCTGGCTTTCTCGGGTGTCGATTGAGCCCTCTGAAAATGGAGATGTACCTCAGGATAATCCTGAGGCTGTGACTGAGAACAAGACTACACAAGTTACAAGGATGCATCTCAATTTCCCATGTGGAATCATAAGGGGAGCTCTTTCTAACTTGGGAATTCCTTGTGCTGTTTCTGCTGATATAACAAATCTTCCAGCTT GCTCATTCGTGGTTCGTATAAAGGTCTAA